In Pseudoalteromonas xiamenensis, the following are encoded in one genomic region:
- a CDS encoding SDR family oxidoreductase produces the protein MTHFKSTMTTITNKVIWITGASGGIGEALAIQFAALGAKVVLSARREDALEQVRLKMNNADSHLCLPLDITDTSACETALTAIKAQYGHVDWLINNAGLSQRALIVDTTIETDRRLFEVDFFAQLQLTRIALDTLVAQKGKIVFVSSVAGLVGTQYRGSYSAAKAALHMWGNSLRAELGDTGLTVANVFPGFVKTDVSINALTGDGKPLGEMDNAQANAMSAQEFAQKTLAALLKDKNYIVVGGFKERLAAWVSRFSPELLYKMIRKSKVR, from the coding sequence ATGACTCATTTTAAAAGCACAATGACAACAATAACAAACAAAGTCATCTGGATAACTGGTGCCTCTGGAGGCATTGGGGAAGCGCTTGCCATTCAGTTCGCCGCGTTGGGAGCGAAAGTCGTGTTGAGTGCCAGACGCGAAGACGCACTGGAGCAAGTTCGTTTAAAAATGAACAACGCAGATTCTCATCTTTGTCTTCCACTTGATATCACCGACACCTCCGCGTGTGAAACTGCGTTAACCGCAATCAAGGCACAGTATGGACACGTTGATTGGCTAATCAATAACGCCGGTCTAAGCCAGCGAGCACTGATTGTCGATACCACGATTGAAACTGACCGTCGCTTGTTTGAAGTTGATTTCTTTGCCCAACTTCAACTCACGCGTATTGCGTTGGATACCCTAGTGGCACAAAAAGGAAAGATTGTATTTGTGTCTAGCGTAGCTGGTCTTGTCGGCACCCAATATCGAGGCAGTTACAGCGCAGCAAAAGCCGCGCTTCATATGTGGGGAAATTCACTTCGAGCAGAACTTGGCGATACTGGACTCACGGTGGCTAACGTGTTTCCTGGCTTTGTAAAAACAGACGTTTCGATAAACGCGCTAACCGGGGATGGAAAGCCTCTTGGTGAAATGGACAATGCGCAAGCAAACGCCATGTCAGCACAAGAGTTCGCCCAAAAAACACTTGCAGCACTGCTTAAAGACAAAAACTATATTGTCGTCGGTGGCTTTAAAGAGCGCCTAGCAGCCTGGGTTTCACGTTTCTCACCCGAATTACTCTATAAAATGATCCGAAAGAGTAAAGTACGTTAA